A DNA window from Zingiber officinale cultivar Zhangliang chromosome 3A, Zo_v1.1, whole genome shotgun sequence contains the following coding sequences:
- the LOC122052181 gene encoding short-chain dehydrogenase TIC 32 B, chloroplastic-like has product MASYFREATGIPGPSGFGSATTAEQVTEGIDASGLTVIITGGNSGIGAEAARVLALRGAHVIIGARNIESANGVKQSILESIPSARVEIIPIELSSLKSVRAFADKFLEMDLPLNILINNAGIMYCPFQLSEDGIEMQFATNHVGHFYLTKLLLDKLKTTAEKTGIEGRIVNLSSEAHMTPYRGGIRFDKINDKDFYNDKLAYGQSKLANILHANELARRLKEEGANVTANSLHPGLIKTNLGRHATVAVAALRAATCVLWKSIPQGAATTCYVALHPNVKGVSGKYFADCNESKTTSNGTDELLGTKLWDFTENLVSAI; this is encoded by the exons ATGGCGTCCTACTTCAGGGAGGCCACCGGCATCCCCGGCCCCAGCGGCTTCGGATCCGCCACCACCGCCGAGCAGGTCACCGAAGGCATCGACGCCTCCGGACTCACCGTCATCATCACCG GGGGAAATAGTGGGATTGGAGCAGAGGCTGCAAGGGTGCTGGCCCTGAGAGGAGCTCATGTCATCATCGGCGCTAGGAACATAGAGTCAGCTAATGGTGTCAAACAGAGTATTCTGGAAAGCATCCCATCTGCTAGAGTTGAGATCATACCAATCGAGCTTAGCTCACTCAAATCTGTTCGAGCCTTTGCTGACAAATTCCTTGAAATGGATCTACCTCTTAACATCTTGAT AAACAATGCGGGTATCATGTACTGTCCTTTCCAACTTTCGGAGGACGGAATAGAGATGCAGTTCGCTACAAACCATGTCG gtCACTTTTACCTGACAAAGCTTCTACTTGATAAGCTGAAAACCACAGCAGAGAAGACAGGAATTGAGGGTCGTATCGTGAATCTATCGTCTGAGGCTCACATGACACCCTATAGGGGTGGAATACGGTTCGACAAAATCAACGACAAGGATTT TTACAATGACAAATTGGCTTATGGTCAGTCCAAGTTGGCCAACATATTGCACGCCAACGAACTTGCTAGGCGCTTAAAG GAAGAAGGCGCGAACGTTACAGCAAATTCACTTCATCCCGGTCTGATTAAGACAAACTTAGGGAGGCACGCAACTGTTGCTGTCG CTGCACTGAGAGCTGCAACATGTGTCTTGTGGAAGAGTATTCCTCAG GGAGCGGCGACTACATGCTATGTTGCACTTCATCCGAATGTGAAGGGAGTCAGTGGAAAGTACTTTGCTGATTGCAATGAGTCAAAGACGACATCAAATGGCACAGATGAACTGTTAGGAACAAAGCTTTGGGACTTCACTGAAAATCTAGTCAGTGCTATATGA
- the LOC122052182 gene encoding short-chain dehydrogenase TIC 32 B, chloroplastic-like, with product MGYWREATGIKGPSGFGSGNTAEQVTEGVDASRLTVIITGGSSGIGAETARVLALRGAHVIIGARNLEAANTVKQNILSSIPSARIDIIQIELSSLKSVRAFADKFLAMNLPLNILINNAGVMYCPFQLSEDGVEMQFATNHLGHFLLTNLLLEKIKTTAEKTGIEGRIVNLSSVAHIGPYKEGIIFDKLNDKKAYNDMSAYGQSKLANILHSNELARRLKEEGVNVTANSVHPGLIKTNLGRHAACFIVILRALTFVLWKTIPQGASTTCYVALHPSLKGVSGKYFADNNLEKPTKMARDEALAKKLWEFSEELVNSK from the exons ATGGGATACTGGAGGGAAGCCACCGGCATCAAGGGCCCTAGCGGATTCGGATCCGGCAACACCGCCGAGCAGGTCACCGAGGGCGTCGACGCCTCTCGCCTCACCGTCATCATCACCG GCGGAAGCAGTGGGATCGGAGCAGAGACGGCGAGGGTTTTGGCCCTCAGAGGAGCCCATGTCATCATCGGCGCGAGGAACTTGGAAGCTGCCAACACCGTGAAGCAGAACATCCTCTCGAGCATTCCCTCTGCCAGAATCGACATCATCCAGATCGAGCTGAGCTCACTCAAGTCTGTCCGGGCCTTCGCCGACAAATTCCTCGCCATGAATCTTCCTCTCAACATCTTGAT CAACAACGCTGGTGTGATGTACTGCCCTTTCCAGCTCTCGGAGGATGGAGTTGAGATGCAATTCGCCACGAACCATCTCG GCCACTTTCTGCTGACAAATCTTCTGCTTGAGAAGATAAAAACCACAGCTGAGAAGACAGGGATCGAGGGCCGCATAGTGAATCTATCCTCGGTAGCTCACATCGGGCCTTATAAAGAAGGAATCATATTCGACAAACTCAACGACAAGAAGGC ATACAATGATATGTCGGCTTACGGGCAGTCGAAATTGGCCAACATCTTGCACTCCAATGAGCTTGCGCGTCGTTTGAAG GAAGAAGGCGTGAATGTGACTGCGAATTCAGTTCATCCTGGTTTGATCAAAACAAACTTGGGGAGACATGCCGCGTGCTTCATAG TTATTTTGAGGGCTCTCACTTTCGTCTTGTGGAAGACCATTCCCCAAGGAGCATCGACAACATGCTATGTGGCACTGCATCCGAGTTTGAAGGGAGTGAGCGGGAAGTATTTTGCGGACAATAACTTGGAGAAGCCGACCAAGATGGCCAGAGATGAAGCATTAGCAAAGAAGCTCTGGGAATTTAGTGAAGAACTAGTTAACTCTAAGTAA